In a genomic window of Sarcophilus harrisii chromosome 4, mSarHar1.11, whole genome shotgun sequence:
- the LOC100931595 gene encoding keratin-associated protein 4-12-like, with translation MSCCGSTCCGQSCGSGCCAPCCCRTCCCFRPPCYQSTCCRTTCYRPTCIVSTCCRPSCCGSSCCRPSCCGSSCCQPCCRPAAVGPAAASPAAALAAVGPAAASPAVGPAAASPAAALVAVGPAAASLAAALLAAKPPAVELPAAAQPAVAPLAAKCMDHA, from the coding sequence ATGTCCTGTTGTGGCTCCACCTGCTGTGGCCAAAGCTGTGGCTCTGGCTGCTGTGCCCCCTGCTGCTGCCGAACTTGCTGTTGCTTCCGGCCTCCCTGCTACCAGAGTACCTGCTGCAGGACCACCTGCTACAGGCCCACCTGCATTGTGTCCACCTGCTGCCGCCCCAGCTGCTGTGGGTCCAGCTGCTGCCGCCCCAGCTGCTGTGGGTCCAGCTGCTGCCAGCCCTGCTGCCGCCCAGCTGCTGTGGGTCCAGCTGCTGCCAGCCCTGCTGCCGCCCTAGCTGCTGTGGGTCCAGCTGCTGCCAGCCCTGCTGTGGGTCCAGCTGCTGCCAGCCCTGCTGCCGCCCTAGTTGCTGTGGGTCCAGCTGCTGCCAGCCTTGCTGCCGCCCTACTtgctgccaaaccacctgctgtAGAACTACCTGCTGCCGCCCAGCCTGCTGTGGCTCCTCTTGCTGCTAAATGTATGGATCATGCATGA